Proteins encoded in a region of the Acidobacteriota bacterium genome:
- the leuB gene encoding 3-isopropylmalate dehydrogenase yields the protein MNASIVLLPGDGIGPDVVESAVRVLTKVGETFHHQWTFTRKTIGGAALKAGLPPLPDDTLAAAKAADAILLGAVGDPSFDHRPPAERPEAALLRIRRELGVFANLRPARVWPGLGDAGPLKPDVLAGTDLIVVRELLGGLYYGQPRGIDADGNAAVNTMRYTRPEIERVARVAFQLAAKRKKRLVSVDKANVLEVSRLWRNVVTDVAKEFPDVTLTHELVDAAAMKLALAPSRFDVVVMENLFGDILSDEAGAVCGSLGLLPSASLGDGPGLFEPVHGSAPDIAGKDIANPIGTIASAAMLLADGLGLRAEGAEVIRAIEQALTAGLRTADVAPAGTTPVGTRAFTDAVVNAIRA from the coding sequence ATGAACGCATCGATCGTTTTGCTCCCAGGAGATGGGATCGGTCCGGACGTCGTCGAATCGGCGGTCAGAGTTCTGACCAAGGTCGGCGAGACCTTCCACCATCAGTGGACGTTCACCAGGAAGACGATCGGCGGGGCGGCGCTCAAGGCCGGCCTGCCGCCCTTGCCCGACGACACGCTGGCGGCTGCCAAGGCGGCGGACGCGATACTGCTCGGCGCGGTGGGCGATCCGTCGTTCGACCATCGGCCTCCGGCGGAGCGCCCGGAAGCGGCGCTGTTGAGGATCCGCCGCGAGCTCGGCGTGTTCGCGAACCTGCGTCCCGCGCGCGTGTGGCCGGGCCTCGGCGACGCCGGGCCGCTCAAGCCGGACGTGCTCGCCGGCACGGACCTGATCGTGGTGCGCGAGCTGCTCGGCGGGCTCTACTACGGCCAGCCGCGCGGCATCGACGCCGACGGCAACGCGGCGGTCAACACGATGCGCTACACGCGCCCGGAGATCGAGCGCGTCGCGCGCGTGGCCTTCCAGCTCGCAGCGAAGCGGAAGAAGCGGCTCGTCTCGGTCGACAAGGCGAACGTCCTCGAAGTGTCGCGGCTCTGGCGCAACGTCGTCACCGACGTGGCGAAGGAGTTTCCTGACGTGACGCTGACGCACGAGCTGGTCGACGCCGCCGCGATGAAGCTCGCGCTCGCACCGTCGCGATTCGACGTGGTCGTGATGGAGAACCTGTTCGGCGACATCCTGTCGGACGAGGCCGGCGCCGTCTGCGGGTCGCTCGGTCTGCTGCCGTCGGCGAGCTTGGGCGACGGCCCGGGCCTCTTCGAGCCCGTGCACGGATCGGCGCCGGACATCGCCGGCAAGGACATCGCGAACCCGATCGGCACGATCGCATCGGCGGCGATGCTTCTCGCCGACGGCCTCGGCCTCCGGGCGGAAGGCGCGGAGGTCATTCGCGCGATCGAGCAGGCCTTGACCGCCGGCCTCCGCACGGCCGACGTGGCGCCGGCCGGCACGACGCCCGTCGGGACGCGCGCGTTCACGGACGCCGTCGTGAACGCGATCCGCGCCTGA
- a CDS encoding 2-isopropylmalate synthase, with product MADRLVIFDTTLRDGEQAPGFSMHLDEKLRMARQLELLGVDIIEAGFPISSEDDAAAVRRVAAEVKTPVVAALARCAQGDVDRAGECLRGARRSRIHTFIATSDLHLAVKLRISRETCLDMAVSAVKRARQYTDDVEFSAEDALRSDLGFLCRVVEAVIAAGATTVNLPDTVGYSVPGEIGEFFRSVIERVPNAHRAVFSAHCHDDLGLAVANTLAAINAGVRQVECTINGIGERAGNASLEEIVMIGRVRPDLVPVETSIDTTQLFPTSQLLTEITGERVQANKAVVGRNAFAHEAGIHQDGMLKDRRTYEIMRPQDVGVPESTLVLGKHSGRHAVQKCCERLGLQLSRRDLDEVYRRMVALADRQKHVTDDEVLAIAVDVTGGSPASDLRPPQSEYKIRA from the coding sequence ATGGCGGACAGACTCGTCATCTTCGACACCACGCTCAGGGACGGCGAGCAGGCGCCGGGCTTCTCGATGCACCTCGACGAGAAGCTCCGCATGGCGCGCCAGCTCGAGCTGCTGGGCGTGGACATCATCGAGGCGGGCTTCCCGATCTCGTCGGAGGACGACGCCGCGGCAGTGCGTCGGGTGGCGGCCGAGGTCAAGACGCCAGTCGTGGCGGCGCTGGCGCGATGCGCACAGGGCGACGTCGACCGTGCGGGCGAATGCCTGCGTGGAGCCCGGCGCAGCCGCATTCACACGTTCATCGCGACGTCCGACCTGCACTTGGCGGTGAAACTGCGCATCAGCCGCGAGACGTGTCTCGACATGGCCGTCTCGGCAGTGAAGCGCGCGCGCCAGTACACCGACGACGTCGAGTTCTCGGCCGAGGATGCGCTCCGCAGCGATCTCGGTTTTCTCTGCCGCGTCGTCGAGGCGGTGATCGCCGCCGGCGCCACCACCGTCAACCTGCCCGACACCGTCGGCTACTCGGTGCCCGGCGAGATCGGCGAGTTCTTCCGATCGGTGATCGAGCGCGTGCCGAACGCCCATCGGGCCGTGTTCAGCGCGCACTGCCACGACGATCTCGGGCTGGCCGTCGCCAACACGCTCGCGGCGATCAACGCCGGCGTCCGGCAGGTCGAGTGCACGATCAACGGGATCGGCGAGCGCGCGGGCAACGCCTCGCTCGAGGAAATCGTCATGATTGGCCGGGTCCGGCCGGATCTCGTTCCGGTCGAGACCAGCATCGACACCACGCAGCTCTTCCCCACCAGTCAGCTCCTCACGGAAATCACGGGCGAACGCGTTCAGGCCAACAAGGCCGTCGTCGGGCGCAATGCGTTCGCGCACGAGGCCGGGATCCATCAGGACGGCATGCTCAAGGATCGGCGCACGTACGAGATCATGCGGCCGCAGGATGTCGGCGTGCCGGAGAGCACGCTCGTGCTCGGCAAGCACTCCGGACGCCACGCCGTGCAGAAGTGCTGCGAGCGGCTCGGCCTGCAGCTCTCGCGCCGCGATCTCGACGAGGTCTATCGCCGGATGGTCGCGCTGGCCGATCGGCAGAAGCACGTGACCGACGACGAGGTCCTGGCCATCGCGGTGGACGTGACGGGCGGATCGCCCGCCTCGGACCTCCGCCCACCACAGTCGGAGTACAAGATCCGCGCATGA
- the glmS gene encoding glutamine--fructose-6-phosphate transaminase (isomerizing) — protein sequence MCGIVGYVGARPLVPLLIDGLRRLEYRGYDSAGIAVVRDGAIDIRRSAGKLARLEDALRQAPADGRFGIGHTRWATHGRPTEENAHPHRDCRHRIAVVHNGIIENYLELKHELTRQGHTFVSETDTEVAAHLVESEYGADGLEAAVRRALRRLRGLFALVLIAADEPDVIVAVRSGPPVVVGLGEQECFVASDIPALLSHTRDVIFLDDDEMATITPAGVRFADFDGHARSRTPQRITWDPVRAEKAGYPHFMLKEIHEQPRAVRETVLGRASVDTGAVQLDGIAPRILTDTDRALIVACGTSWHAGLVGKFLIEELAGVPVEVDYGSEARYRRPLVDGRTLVIAITQSGETADTIGALREAKRLGAASVAICNVVGSMVTREADGTVYTHAGPEIGVASTKAFTTQLAALTLLALGMAQARGALAADPSRTLVEELERLPALIERTLALDEAVAALADTVADRRDFLYLARGINYPIALEGALKLKEISYIHAEGYPAGEMKHGPIALIDDGMPVVVVASDDRVFEKTLGNVQEAKARGGRIIAVTSASRARTFEALLEPGRDVVLAVPDAHPLLLPVLFTVPLQLLAYHVAVRRGCDIDQPRNLAKSVTVE from the coding sequence ATGTGTGGCATCGTCGGGTACGTTGGCGCCAGGCCGCTCGTGCCCCTGCTCATCGACGGGCTCAGACGGCTCGAGTACCGTGGCTACGATTCGGCCGGCATCGCGGTCGTCCGCGACGGCGCCATCGACATCCGCCGCAGCGCGGGCAAGCTCGCGCGGCTGGAAGACGCACTGCGGCAAGCCCCGGCCGATGGACGTTTCGGGATCGGGCACACGCGCTGGGCGACCCACGGCAGGCCGACCGAGGAAAACGCCCATCCTCACCGCGACTGCCGCCACAGGATCGCTGTCGTCCACAACGGGATCATCGAGAACTACCTCGAGCTGAAGCACGAACTGACGCGGCAGGGACACACGTTCGTCAGCGAGACCGACACCGAGGTGGCCGCGCATCTCGTCGAGAGCGAGTACGGCGCGGACGGACTCGAGGCCGCGGTCCGTCGCGCGCTTCGCCGCCTGCGAGGGCTTTTCGCGCTCGTGCTGATCGCGGCCGACGAACCGGACGTCATCGTGGCCGTTCGCAGCGGTCCGCCAGTGGTCGTCGGGCTCGGCGAGCAGGAGTGCTTCGTCGCCTCCGACATCCCGGCGCTACTCAGCCACACGCGCGACGTCATCTTTCTCGACGACGACGAGATGGCGACGATCACGCCGGCCGGAGTGCGCTTCGCGGACTTCGACGGCCACGCGCGGTCGCGGACGCCGCAGCGCATCACGTGGGACCCGGTCAGGGCAGAGAAGGCCGGATATCCCCATTTCATGCTCAAGGAGATTCACGAGCAGCCGCGCGCGGTGCGCGAGACGGTGCTCGGCCGCGCATCGGTCGACACGGGCGCCGTGCAGCTCGACGGCATCGCCCCGCGCATCCTCACCGACACGGATCGCGCGCTCATCGTCGCATGCGGGACGTCATGGCACGCGGGGCTCGTGGGCAAGTTCCTGATCGAAGAGCTTGCCGGCGTACCGGTCGAGGTCGACTACGGATCCGAGGCGCGCTATCGCCGGCCGCTCGTGGACGGCCGCACGCTCGTCATCGCGATCACCCAGTCGGGCGAGACGGCCGATACGATCGGCGCGTTGCGGGAAGCGAAGCGCCTCGGCGCGGCGAGCGTCGCCATCTGCAACGTCGTCGGGAGCATGGTCACGCGCGAGGCGGACGGGACGGTGTACACGCACGCCGGCCCCGAGATCGGCGTCGCCTCGACCAAGGCGTTCACGACCCAGCTCGCCGCGCTGACGCTGCTCGCGCTCGGCATGGCGCAGGCGCGCGGTGCGCTCGCGGCTGACCCGAGCCGGACGCTCGTCGAGGAGCTCGAACGCCTGCCGGCGCTCATCGAGCGCACGCTCGCGCTCGACGAGGCGGTGGCCGCGCTCGCCGACACCGTGGCGGATCGGCGCGATTTCCTCTACCTGGCGCGCGGCATCAACTACCCGATCGCGCTCGAAGGCGCGCTGAAGCTCAAAGAGATCTCCTATATTCACGCCGAAGGCTACCCGGCGGGGGAGATGAAGCACGGGCCGATCGCGCTGATCGACGACGGCATGCCGGTCGTGGTGGTGGCCTCAGACGATCGCGTGTTCGAGAAGACGCTGGGCAACGTGCAGGAGGCCAAGGCGCGCGGCGGACGCATCATCGCGGTCACGAGCGCGTCTCGCGCGCGGACGTTCGAGGCGCTGCTCGAGCCTGGCCGCGACGTCGTGCTCGCCGTCCCTGACGCCCATCCGCTGCTGCTGCCCGTGCTGTTCACCGTGCCGCTGCAGTTGCTCGCATATCACGTGGCCGTGCGCCGAGGCTGCGACATCGACCAGCCCCGGAATCTCGCGAAGAGCGTCACCGTCGAGTAG